In the Arachis ipaensis cultivar K30076 chromosome B04, Araip1.1, whole genome shotgun sequence genome, TCTGTTCTCTTCTCTTCGGTTCTGTGTTCTTGTCTTCTCCATCCTTAAAGTCCGACGGTTATGGCAAGCGCGAGCATCATTATACAAGATAGCCTGTCACAGAATTCATGCAAGTAGCATCATTATACAAGATTATACATCATTATACATGATACATGAGTATTTTTGCTGCATTTTAGATATGGAGCATCAAGAAGGTTTGTCATTTGGGGGAGGGGGGGATTTGGCTATCATTACCTATCAAGAAGATCTGAACATAATTCTTCAAATTTAGCCCTTGTAAGGGTGGTCTCAATAAGCTTGGGGCCATCTGCTGTCGCGGTTATGAACGACAAACTGGAAACATAAAAATCAATATCTCAGAAGTTTTCACAAAGCAAGGAAAGCACATTCAAAAAACTATTAGCTTGGCTGGAGACTGCTGCGAGAAGAAGTAAAATACCTAATGTTTGTTTGGGTCAATGACAAGAGCTCCATTTTTGCTTTTTCAGCTGTCTCGGTAAGGTGCTGAAGAGCTTGTTTATCTTTCAAAAGATCAATACCTTCATCCCTCTTGAAGTTTTCAGCCAGCCAATCGACAATTCTCTGCAGCCACACGATAATAGCATGAAACATTTAGATATAATACAGTATACATAACAAAAGCCAATAACTTATCATGCTAAAATAGAATGGAAGAATTCCAACCTTATCAAAGCCATCACCACCCAAGTGTGTATCTCCAGAAGTAGACAACACTTCAAACACTCCATCACCAACCTCAAGCACTGAACCAGAGTAAAAAACAAATGAATACAGGTATCGAGACAACTATTTTAACAAACAAGGGACACCAGAATTGTGTTGTTTTCCATACCCGAGACATCAAAAGTACCACCGCCAAGGTCAAACACAAGGAttgtttcattattcttcttttcAAATCCATAGGCAAGGGAGGCAGCAGTTGGTTCATTTATGATACGAAGAACTTCCAAACCAGCAATCCGACCAGCATCCTTTGTAGCAGTCCTTTGAGAATCGTTGAAGTAAGCAGGCACAGTGACCACAGTCTTTGTTACTTTGTCATTCAAAAACTTTGAAGCATCATCCACAAGCTTCCTTAAAACCTAACACCCAAAAAATGCCCCAAAATCACTCACGGAACATGAACTCTATTCTATGGCATGAAACACTATCAGCACAAATTGAAgaaaatagacaaaaaaaaagaATCGAAGAGGAATAATGAAAACCTGAGCGGAAATCTCTTCGGCGGCGAACTGCTTGCGGATGACGGGACATTCGAGTTTGACATTGCCGTTCTCATCCCTAATGACTTTGTAGGAGACCTGCTTGGACTCCTCGTCTACCTCCGACATCTTCCTTCCGATAAACCTCTTAACGGAGAAGAAGGTGTTCTCCGGGTTCACCACCGCCTGCCGCTTCGCAATCTGGCCAACCAGCCTGTCACCGTACTTGGTGTAGGCAACGACGGAAGGGGTAGTCCTCTGACCTTCGGCGTTAGTGATGATGGTGGGCTTGCCTCCTTCCATGGCAGCCACGGCGGAGTTGGTGGTTCCCAAATCGATGCCGACGACCTTCTCATTGACGACTCTGAGAGGAGGAGGGAGATCATAGGTTAGTGTAACGTTGAGGGAGGAGGCTTTCAgcatgaaacgacgtcgtttcatcTTATTTTGGTGCCACagccaaaacggcgtcgtttcagTAAAGCCCACGTGTCACGAAGGCTGCCAGCTCTGTTTTCCGGTTGCATTAGATGTCCAGAAATTGTCGGAAGGACAAGTTTGAGTTCCGGAGTGCAAGTTCGGGGATGAATTTGAAGAACTTTTAAGTTTAGGGACTACTATGAGactcgagtgcaacttcaggAACTATATTGAGGCTTATCTCATCAGGACACTAAAAACTGAACATAGTTCGAATACATTCGAAATATGAggcaaaacaaaaaaatagatataatgaATGCACTCGAGATATTcacttattttattaaattttttactttaaattttttttacactTTTAGTTTTAGTACTTGAAATATAGATGTCTTTTTGACAATATGTACTTGCTGGAGACATCAACCGACTAAATACAacattattaaattttgaaattggttTTTTGTCTCTTTTGTTTTAAGTTATTAACTAATttacatatttaaattttattaagttaattGATATGTTAAGATACTTTtagttaattaataaaaaaaatatataataaaaaattattattttttaatcaaagataaaaaaatttgaacCGACTAAATCTTAAATGAGTATAAAGAGATTATGCCATCTTTCTTAACATGTATCAATATATGAGAATAATGGCAAGTTATATTATTTTGATGGAAAAGTATAAATAATCAACAACttttttgaacaatgtgtgaacaatgtgaattaatagagttaaaagagtaaatttaattaatagcattaaattagagtgtagtgtatttttatttgattggtgattgttcatgttgttcaagatagtcattgtttacctagcatTTTCCTATTTTGATTTACATCGTTTTATTCAAGACTagtagaataatttatttatgcCATTGAAATCATTGAACCAAATTAAAACAGCAGGGACTCAGGGAGGTTGGGGTTGGGCACGAAGAAAGGCCAAAGGCCAAAGACGAGGACGAGGCTAAAGGACTTAGGAACGAGGACAAGGATAAACACGGGTTAGCGACAAACAGAGACCAGAGGCGAGGATGAGGAACTTACCGTCGACACGCTGAAGAAACAAGCAGAGATGTCATTCGGCGAAGACAAGAGGAGAGGCCAACGGCAATTTTTGGGCGACAACTCAACGACGTTCGTGAGATGTAGTAGTAGCTAGGAACCAGAGAGGNNNNNNGGAGAGGGAGATGCCAAGGAGAAGAGGACTGCGATAAAGGAGACGCCGGTGGTGCAACACCCTCTGGCTAACGGAGAGTAGTTTGGAGGTGGAGAAGTTGGGGGTTGCAGTTTATGGTGGCTGGCTAGTCATCTCTTGGGCTGTGTTTGTTTCTGAGAACAAGACAGGACAAGACATGAGAACAAGACAGAACAAGACACTGatagacagagacacaaaattttgtgttcttatattctgtttggtgaCAAACTAGAACAAagtataaaaattcaatttattctcattttttttcattaaaaaaatttgagataaaaaatataataataaaaaaatataattatgaaaaattaacaagaataatgaaagaaaaaatgaaaaataagttgtgtcccttgttagtgttTTCGTATCCTTCCTgttaggatggacacaaaatacactaatttagtgTCTCTAAATacattgtctctgtccatgtcttttctgtcaaacacgattttgtaTTTCTGTGTCCCTGTCTCAGTGTTCTATCTCTATAAACAAACACAGCCTTATGTATGTGTGAGTGATAATGAATGGGTTTAGGGCgacaaaacaaattttttttttaataaacaacTATCCCTTAAAAAAACCTATCGATCCAAACCATTTATCGGTTAATTATcaatttaatcaattttttattttttagtacaaCTGAACCGATTAGAAAATTGATATCTGATTGAACCAACTAATTCGAttcgatttgatttttaaaactaTGACTATTTAcacatttattttattgtattttttaccTATTCTTATTTTACCCTAAACACATTATTACAGTTTCATTACGAGGGCAAATATCATAGTAATGGTAGGTTTGataatatgtttatttttttaaaataatttaataaaattaattttaaaaatgataGTATTTaacataaatcaaaataaaaattacttttaataaacaTAAATAATAACAATAGTATTTAATAAggtattttaattttgataaacacAATAAACTAACTTTAAAACATACCTTTTTGATGATACAATTAcgtcattttttttgtttaaacacTATAGTCCTAAAAATGGACCGAATTCGTCAATCAAACAAATCAACCGAAAATTAAACCAATGTTTAATCTAATGAATTGTTGCAAATGAACCACAAAACTGTCAAAAAATCGGTGAATCAAATCGAATTTGAACCCAAAAGGTTCTGACCAAGACGATGttgataaaaaatgaaaaagcatCAAATGCAGGAGAAAGAAGGTGCACATATACAAAACAACATTTAATGACAACGAAAGAAGGAGGAACGCAAGTAGAAATAGATCTAAACTAGCAGCCAAGACAAAGGAGGAATGGTGACCAACATAGAAGTGGATTGTGGTGCGAGCAGAAGCAAACCCATACAACAGAGAGTTAAAGGCAAAGCTATGACTAAGTAGAGCGGATCAACAGAATCGGATAATGAGCCAAGGAAGGAGAAATAGAGAATGCTGGAGCATATTATTTTATCAAAAATTAtacgagtttaattttgatgacaCAGTCGTACAATCATATCCGTTCTTTTGAATAACTATTTGGTCAATGTAAAAGgtagttatttttactaatatgatgttgtgtaatttttttttatcaaagataaattttcatttaatgaaaataattttttgggtTCACACTGGACCTCAAACAATGACAAAACAGGGGATTCCCACAAGTAAAAAGTCATGAAACAACCTATGAAAAGAGATAAGAGTAACATTTGGGTTTCTTCTTCCTAGCATCAGCATCTTCACTATATTCTTCAGACTGCCCAGCAATATTGAAATTCTGAAACATTCTTCCTTACTATTTCAACAATGCATTGACAATCGAAGCTACCACCCTCGAAGATGAAGTTATTTCGGGCTTTCCAAATTTTCCAAATCAAGTACGCAGCTGTTCTCATTTGCATCCTACCATTCcttttgttcttcaatttttTGGTTAGTTCGAACCACCATTCCCATGTTTCTTGCCCGGTTCGAAAATCAGGAGCATCAATTCTAGAACTCATCCATACATCTCGGGACTGCATGCAACTAATCAAGCAGTGTTGGATAGATTCATCAACTTGGTTACATCTCTAGTAGATTGGGGAAACAGTAGGTATTCGTTCATGAATCCTTTGACCCACTGGTAATCCTTTATGCATTACTTTCCACAAGAAAACTCTGATTTTAGGTTGTACTTTCAGGTCCCAAATTGAGCTCCAAAGTCTTTTCTGCCGGCACTGTGTAGGCATCAACTCAAGGGGAGGGTGGTAGAACTGGTGAGCTAAGTCATATCCTGAAGCCACTTAATAATTTCCACTTCTTCCATGATTCCAGGTGAGTCTATCACTTCCTTCTTCTATATCTGTCTGTAGAATGGCCTGAGCGATCTCTGCATTAAACTGTGCTGTTATGAGCTGTTGGTTCTATTGTTTGGTATCTGTTATGAGTTGATTAACCCATGTTAATTCTGAGTCACCACTTGAAACCATTTGGGTAGATAGGGCCAGATGATCCTTGATCCAAGTATCCTCCCAGGTTCTCACAGAATGACCATTTCCAACCTTCCATCGTACACCTTTTTCCAGAACCTTCCATCCTTCTAACAAGTTTCCCCAGCTCCAAGAGAGGctgattccaatttctgccttGAAAAAGTCCGAATACTTGAAATACTTGCTCTTATATACTTTGTAGATTAGTGAGTTAGGCTTTGTTTGTAGTCTCCAACCTTGCTTACCTAACATCGCCAGATTGAAAGCTCTGAGGTCTTTAAAGTTCAATCCTCCCTGGATTTTTGGCCTGCACAAAATGCTCCATCTAACCCAGTGCATTCTTCTCTCTGCCCGCTTCTGTTCCCACTAAAATTGTAATCATCTGATGTATCTCTTCTAGCAATGTCTTTGGGAGTTTGAAGCAACCGAGAGTATATATCGGTATAACTGTAGCTACCGCCTTAATTAGTACTTCCCTTCCACTCACCGAAAGCAAGGACCTCTTCCACTGCCGAAGCTTCTTAGCAACTTTATCTTTAACATAGTTGAAGGTGGCCCTCTTTGTCCTGTTTATTACTGCTGGCAACCCAAGATATCTATCCTGATTACCAACTTGGGAAATTTGGAGAATGGCGTATTGTGGCTGAAGAAAATAGAGGATTTATCAAGGTTAACCACTTGACCACTAATCAATGAATAGGTGTGTAGGACATTCATTAAATTATTACAAGCTTCCTCCGTTGCCTTGCTAAATAAGATAGAGTCATCTGCAAAGAAAAGGTGGCTGATTGTAGGACATCTGCGATTCAGTCTCAAACCAGTAACTTCTTGTCTCTATTCTCCTCTGTGGAGCAGGTGGGACAAGTCCTCTACACAAAAAAGAAATAGATAAGGGGATAGAAGGTCGCCTTGACGCAGCTCTCTACATGGCTTGAAAAAGCCATGTGGTTGTCCTTCCACAGTAACAAAACAAGAGACCGTCGTCACACACTTCTTTAACCAGTTAACCCACTTTTGGCAAAAACCCACCTTCTTTAAAATAGTCCATAAGAAATTCCACTCAACTTTATCATATGCTTTACTCATATCTAACTTTAATGCAAAATCTTGAGTTCCATATCTCTTGTTCTTGAGAAAATGTATGAATTCGTGTGCAATAAGGATATTATCACTTATgagtcttcctttgataaaggcACTATGATTAGCACTGATGATCTTATCCATAACATTCTGCATCctgtgaaaaagatttttgaaacaATTTTATAAACCACACTACTAAGGTCGATCATCTGATTTGCTTCATGCTCTTAGTGTTAGCCACTTTAGGAATCAAACAGATATGTGTATTGTAACTacctaccacacagaactttacgcttaagctataaaatagaggtggtgtggtattacgacctctaaaataatatatatatatatatatatatagaggtaatgaccaaatcagtacccgaaaTATTCAAATGCTGACATTTTGGTACCtgactattgttattgacaaaatgataCCTGAATGTTTTAAAATTTTGCCAAGCGTGTCCTCGAGCTTGTCGGACCATGGCTCTGGCGAGTAAGATGCTTACGTGTTCACCGGTTTTTGCTGACAAGAGAAGTTTATTTTGAGTTggaatttgtaattaaaaatattattccaAACCCTAATCCCTCCCCCTCCCTCATCGTAGccccctttccctttcccttccccTCCCATCGCAGCccccttccctctccctcccGCTCATAtcatctcatctcatctcatctcatTTCTACAATAAAAAAGAACAACAATTTAATTTCTCAAAATTCCATCCTTTCAAAGCAACTACAAACCAAAACTTTCGATTCTCTCTCTCAAATCAGAGAAAAACAGAACGAGAatctgagaagaagaagaagaagaagaagaagaagaagaagaagaagaagaagaagaagaagaagaaggaataatgGATCTAGCACTAAAGGAGCTACAATTCCTGAACATCCCAGAAATCTGTTACCTTTTCTTCCTCTTCGCCTTCTCTCTCCACTCCACCGCCGCCGCCGTCTTTACCGTCACTTTCCTCTACACCAACAAAGTTGTCTCCTTTTCCTCCACCATCTCTGCAATCCCAAAATCTTCAAGCGTTTGTTCATCACTTACCTCTGGGTCACGCTTTTGATATTCATCTGTAACTTTGTCTTCGTGATTTCCTTGGTTTTGCTTATTATAGCAATTGATACACAGAACTCGTTTCTGCAGTTTTTCACGGTTATTGTGAGTGTGTTGGTCATTGTGAATTTGGTGGGATTGTTGGTGCAGAACGTTTTTTACCGTTTGCAAGAGTTACCATCACCAAGGGATTGATAAGAGTGCTTTACATGATCATCTTGGTAAGAAATTTGGGGGGTTTGTAAgtgaattttttctttttcttcttttttaatgtAATTGATGGAATATTGTAATACATTTGGAAAGAAACATAAATGGTATTGATAGATTGTAATTTGAATTGTGATTATGTTCTGTTGTGCATGCTTCTCTCTGTGCCTTTATATGATCTGCGATgggagggagagggaaggggGCAGCGATGGAGAGGGAAAGGAGGGAGATGGAGGGGGAGTCTGCATTGGGGAGGGAGGGCTAGGGTTTGGGGGGTGGTTTGCCATGTCACCAAAATACGGTGGCCATGTCAGCATTGTGTTTGCCGGAGATTTCCTCCGGCGAGCTTGGGGACatccttgtcaaattttaaaatcttttagggactattttgtcaataacaaaagtaaggtaccattttgtcagcgccagaatctttcgggtaccgatttggtatttacctctatatatatataatagcagaaagaatataataaactaggagccttgaaaaacaggtgaaacaaaatcgcaaaaataGAAGCACAACGCCAGGAAACagaattacttgcgtgctaagaaacctacaGATCATAGGTATAAATAACTGAAAGTGAGATTAGAGAGTCAAGGATACAGAATAgctagctcctaactcagcctgcgaagccaaggctggccggagaatatttacatacatatatacatctcCCATCAACCCAAAATACATAGATAAAACCTTAACTCtccttaaacctctaagaggaacaaaGTAAACAAGTTAttcggagagaaagctaagtacttATATACATAAACTAACAACAAAAGAACCCAAAAACCTCTCCGCTTCAGAAGTCTAGACGCCTAgtaaggtgcctctcgacctgcatctgaaaaataacaacacagtatggggtgagaaccggaagttctcagcatggtaaagatgtcacgcacataagatataaggtcctgggaatgccagaggcaatcctataaCGCTGACACTCAGATTGAAAAGCttaaaagtattaaacagaaaccataaaaagAGGGTAGGTATCTAGGAAATTCTAAACTAAACTTAAACTTAATCTTAACACTCAACCTGTCCACCTTTCTTCCATCCCTCCATCTCCAGTGAATTTGCAAAGACAGACAAATAGACAATTGCAAGCACAGGTAGGAGACAAGTAGTGCAAGTAGATATTATTACAATTAACATAATatattcaattaggcattcccaaataaggcatagcaaacaaacaaacagaatgcacatgatgtatgcctgttctatggctgatgaggctcatctgtcaattatcaagccaacccgacaagtatgaaacccttggactgtccctcttcgcgcatccccatgagtctatgcatagctttttctcatttcattcataattcatacattcatatataacttactcaatgggggatatccattcccgggaatttatacattcccggtcacccttacaacgtagggtcaacagagtatcgagtctcaacctggaacatgtggtggcaagccacggttctgtACTCAGGAAAAACTCATATCTTAGATAACATTAAATTCATAAGCCGCATAATATTCATAACCATTAATATTCATTACATAATTATTTATCATAGCCATGGCATCATATCTCCTTTCATGCATACACATTCTCCTCATATACTCATCAATTTTAACCTTTACTTCACTCCTAAGTTACCTCTATTACCTAGCTCCAAGTTATTACTAGGCCTATCATTATGTTCTGGGGCTAAAAATGGTGAAAACAGAGGTTTGGAGGTTCAAAATTCAGCTTTGAAACACAAAATAATgatttgctgaaaacaggggtgtgcgtacgcacaagcctcTTTTTGGCcaagacgcgtacgcatgggcgccTAACAGAAGCACACAAATGCGCATGGGAGTTTCGCGTACGCAAGCAccccatgtcacgcgtacgcataggcTGTTCCGCGTACGCATGGGGAGGATGCAGTGGCGACAATCTGCGAATGGAGTGTATGCGTGCGCAAAATTTCCatgccacgcgcacgcgtgggcgtaCGTCTTTCCAAAAATTTACATAAGTTTGAAAAACTGCAGAATTCCAACTTTTTAATCCTAACTtctgacgcgcataacttttccGTTTTAAATCTTCTTTCttccgttcttcgaacgacataaacttcacgaacccaattttcatataaaacaaATTTGAAACGATTTGGAGATCCGGAAGCTGAGTTCTGCCTTGCCGAAGTTCGGACAAAAACCAGTTTTTACAAAACCTCAAAACCTCCACTTTCTTTTAAAAACTCACTTCAACTCAACTCATCACACTTATAATCATCAAAACAACATATCTTCATCAATATCACAACAATCTTCACAATCCTACCATAACAACATCATACTTCAACCTCTCAAGACATCAATAGGATATCATTTCACCAATTCAACACATATATGCATACACAtagcatcatcaattcatcattcaTAGTTcatccaacaagcaccaaactcATATCACAATTCTCATCAAAGTGACTAAGCATTAAATATACTCATACGTTTCAGCCTATCCTATGGCcacctagcctaagttttcacagaaccttatatattaaatacgtgaaacctaaaccataccttggccgattttcacgttttgtccaAGGCAACCCACAAGGCAAGAAGCAAGTCCTCTCACCACAATTCCAGCTCTAACACCAACCCAAACTTCCACCAATCACCAATGTCCACAATTCAAGCTCCAATTACATATACACAAACCTAATTCATATATACATTAACACATATACATCCAAACTcaatatttaacatactaaaTCAAGAAATTAACTAGGATTGATGATCCTCACCTTTTCCAAGCATCACACAAGCAAGAGTGAATATTTTTCTCAAGTTAATTTGAACCTAAACATCAAGACATTGAATTTCAATGACCAAAgccccaaattttcaaaaattcaagagAATGAAAGGTTGTGATGAGAGATGAGaattacctatgaaattgttcctgTAAaatcgtagagctcgacgcggtggtcgcgtggccataaatggtgcggcgatcggagctcggattaGCAAGATATGGTAGTTAGAAGTGGAGGTTAGGGTTATGGAAAGTTTACATGTTCTTCCCCTTCCCAAATTGTTGCAGCGTGAAAatggaaggaaggaaggaagggTTGGATTCCTTTAGTGTTTGTTTAGGTTGGATTGGGCCATTGGGCCTATTTTGCGCCCAGTTCGCTCGACTCGGCCAGTTcggcctaattttgggccaaattctttaaaattagtgtcaaaattcttgttttaattagctctatctattttaatataaactttacatttctaatttattttattaaaatttaatttattagttaattattcgctaattttacaGGGTTTACATGTATGATTAAAGGCCCTTAGCATGTGGCCTCCGGAGAAAAAACTAGTTACAATACTAATAACATCAATTTTTATATCATgccaaaaaaattgaaagaactttacAGTAAAACCATCATCACCTGGGGCGGAGAAGGGGTTGTTGGAGAAAACTGCTTTCTTGATCTCCTCTTCTGAAAGAGGTCTTGTTAGTTTTCAATTAGTGTTGTTATCTATTTTCACTAGCATATCTTGTATTGAATCGTCTGAATTAATTGAGTTGGATGAAGTGAATAGAACCTCAAAAAATGTTTAAGCAATCTCTGCTATACCTTGTGCATCTAATCTGCTTTCTCCATTCTCATTCTCCAGAATATAGTTATTAAAACCAGACCGGACCGGCCGATTCGACTGAAAAACCGATAAATCGGACCCTATACCGGTCCGGTCCAAAGTTAAGACCGTTCAAGACAGAGAACTAGAATGAACCAGTTGAACCAAAATGAACCAGCCAAAACCGGTCAAATCCAATGAAACCGAACCGGACCGAACCGCTCGGGCCCAATTGAAGGCGAAGCTACGATGCATCTGGGTTGCAAGAAAGACAATTATACCACCAAGCTACATTGCTTCTTACTAACATATATccaaattataatacatatagcaattttttattttacgtatattcaattaattttaattttaaagtcactcatttttaaatcaattatattttatttaactataaattttattatatatatatatattttaaaaatataaataaaaaaaaatattaatcataatttattttttcttttcatgattatatgatatctattaatattattttttcaataaatacttgtagtatataataataggtAAAGACTCACATGCAGTTgtcttcatatgaagttgatagttgaaaatcGTTAGATAATATTTAGTTAAAcgtgtcaaatcatctaacaatatcaacttcacatgaaaattAACTGTATGTAAGTTTTTacttataataatataataatacaataaatataaattaattattaaagtattaaaatttaaaaatgataataatttttataaaaacaaaataaaagtacttataataaagaaaaaataattaaattttacataattatttaattataccgGGTTAATCGGTTCGACCAGTGACCCACCAGTTGAACCAATAACCCAGTGACCCAGTAACTTTActggttcggttctgacaactatgctcCAGAATATTGATACAGTTCTTACGGTTCCGAATCTGAAACTTAAAGTGAAAATACTTGGTGTTATTGTCTCCCCATTTCAGCCACTGAACTTTAGCTTTTTCCTT is a window encoding:
- the LOC107635797 gene encoding stromal 70 kDa heat shock-related protein, chloroplastic-like — protein: MKRRRFMLKASSLNVTLTYDLPPPLRVVNEKVVGIDLGTTNSAVAAMEGGKPTIITNAEGQRTTPSVVAYTKYGDRLVGQIAKRQAVVNPENTFFSVKRFIGRKMSEVDEESKQVSYKVIRDENGNVKLECPVIRKQFAAEEISAQVLRKLVDDASKFLNDKVTKTVVTVPAYFNDSQRTATKDAGRIAGLEVLRIINEPTAASLAYGFEKKNNETILVFDLGGGTFDVSVLEVGDGVFEVLSTSGDTHLGGDGFDKRIVDWLAENFKRDEGIDLLKDKQALQHLTETAEKAKMELLSLTQTNISLSFITATADGPKLIETTLTRAKFEELCSDLLDRLSCIMMLALAITVGL